In bacterium, the genomic window GGTTCTGCTCTATTGTCTCGAAGGCAGAAAGCCCTGGCAAAAGCGACTTCCGCCCGCCAGTGTAGCCAGCGAAATAGTGCGGCTCGACCGAGCCTAGTATGACGGTCCGGTCAGCGTCGAGCAGAAGTCTATTAAGAGAGACGTTTGTGCCTCGGCTGGTCCTGCCCAGGTTGACCATATCGGCCTTGTTATGGCAATCGTGGATGAATGTCCGCGGCGCGAGCTTCTCGTGAAGGTCGCCGAGGATGCTAACCATTTCCTTCCACGTCGGTGAGCCGTGAGCACCTGTGGCCACTGCGAAGTAGAGGTCGGCGCCTTTGGCGGTCTCGAGCAGAGCCGGCAGTACCTGCGCGGTCGGCGTTGGCCTCGCGGCATCGTTCACAACGACAAGTGTTTCCTCGCCGCGATGGGAGACGAACTGCGCAAACGGCTCCGAGGCTATGGGGTGGGAGAGCGCCGCATGCAGCGTTGCCAGTTCATCCTTGATGGGTGCCGGCTTGGGCCTGATCATGCCCATGAGGTTGCGTTTGGGCACCCGAACGACGGTGGTGTCTGGCCCATAGGGAACATCAATTGCGATCAGCTCATCGTCGGCCATCACAATCCTAATATACCATGCAGAACGACAAGAAAGCAAAATGGGGGACGCCTCGCGGCATCCCCCAAGAGAGCAGCAAAATCGCTACACCATGTTCTCTATCAGAGCCGAGGCATACTCCGACGTTTTCAGTTTGGTCGCTCCATCCATCAGCCTATGAAGATCGTAAGTCACGCGCTTCTGCTGGATGGTTTTCTCAATCGCGCTGCATATTATCTCTGCCGGTTCAGGCCACTCGAGGTACTCAAGCATCATCACGCCTGAGAGTATCAGCGACGTGGGATTGACCTTGTCCATGTTGGAGTACTTGGGGGCAGTCCCGTGCGTTGCCTCAAAGAGCGCCACCGTATCGCCGATGTTTGCTCCGGGCGCCATGCCCAGCCCGCCAACCTGGGCGGCACAAGCGTCGGAGAGATAGTCTCCGTTGAGGTTGGGCAGCGCGACAACTTCATACTCATCGGTGCGTGTGAGAATCTGCTGGAACATGCTGTCTGCGATCCTGTCGTTGATGAGTATCTTGCCTTCTGGCAACTTGCCGTCGAACTTGTCCCAGAGCTCCTGCTCAGAGATAGTAATGTCCCCGAACTCATCCCTTGCGACCTCGTAGCCCCAGTCCTTGAAGGCGCCCTCGGTGAACTTCATTATGTTGCCTTTGTGGACCAGGGTCACACTCTTTCTGTCTCGCTTGATGGCGTATTTGATCGCCGCACGAACGAGGCGCTTGCTCGCGAACTCACTGATTGGTTTGATACCTATCCCTGAGTCGAGCCTGATGTTGGTCCCGAGCTCGGTGTTGAGGAAGTTAATGACTTTCTTGACCTCATCGGAGCCTTTTTGCCACTCGATGCCGGCATAGACGTCCTCCGTATTCTCACGGTAGATGACTATATTCATCCGCTCGGGGTGCTTTACAGGGCTTGGGACGCCCTCGAAATACCATACGGGACGAACGCAGCTGTAAAGCTCCATCCGCTGACGCATCGCCACGTTGAGGCTCCTATAGCCGCCGCCGATCGGGGTCGTGAGAGGCCCCTTTAGCGCCACGTGGTAATACTGGATAGCGTTGATCGTGTCCTCGGGCAGTGGCTCGCCGTATTTCTCGAAAGCTCTGTCACCAGCATAGACGTCAAACCAGACGATCTTGCGTTTGCCGCCATAGGCTTTCTCAACCGCGGCATCAAGAACTCGCCTAGTGGCGCTGGTGATGTCTGGCCCGATCCCGTCTCCCTCTATAAGGGGGATTATGGGTTTGTCTGGCACTATGATTCGGTCATCTTCAACCAGTACTCTCTCGCCATCCGTTGGTGGAACGATCTTGTCAAACTGCACGGTCATCCTTTTTCTCCCTCGTAAAAGCTAGTCAAGGTTGAAATCGCCGTACTTGGCGATGTGATACAGAAGGCCGCCATCCTCGAGTATTTTCTGCATGGCTTTCGGCAGAGGCGCAAACGAGACCTCGGTCTTCTTTGTCAGGTTCCGAACAACTCCGGCGTCGAGGTCAACCTCGAGCTCATCACCGGTCTTAATCCTGTCGGTGTTGCATATTACGACTGGCAACCCCACGTTGATAGCATTCCTGTAGAATATCCTGGCAAATGACTTGGCAAGGACCGCGCTGATGCCCGCCATCTTGATGATGGTTGGCGCGTGCTCTCGGCTTGAGCCAAGCCCGAAGTTCCTGCCGCCAACTACGAAATCGCCCTTGCTCATCTTGCTGGCGAACTCGGGGTCTGCATCCTCCAAGACGTGCTTGGCAAGTTCCGGCAGGTTGGAGCGAAGGTGGAAGAGCCGCCCCGGAGCGATGTGGTCGGTGCTGATGTCGTCCCCGAACGTCCAAGCGTTGCCTTTCATTTTGTTCATCATATCACCTCCCGAGGATCAGTTATTCGTCCTGTCAGCGCCGTTGCGGCAGCAGTGGCCGGCGAGCCCAGGTATATCAGGCCCTTTGGATTGCCCATTCGACCAAGGAAGTTGCGATTCTGCGTTGACAGGCATGCCTCATCGTCGCCGAGAACTCCCTGATGAACGCCGACACATGGCCCGCAGCCCGGCGGCAGCACCAGAGCACCCGCGTCAATGAGCGTCTGCAACGTTCCGTCGTTAAGCGCTGCTTTGAGAATCTTTCTCGATGCCGGGGCAACCAAGAGCCTAGTATCCTTATCGCGACTCTTGCCCTTTAGGATCGCTGCTGCCGTCTGAAGGTCCTCGAGGCGCCCGTTCGTGCAAGTGCCGATGACGACCTGATCGATGTTCACAGGGTCCATCTGTCGTATCTGGGTCATCGTCCTCGTGTTGTCAACAGTGTGGGGGAAGGAGACCGTCGGCTCTAGCTTCGAGGCGTCAACCTCGATCACTCTCTCATACTCCGCGTCCGCATCAGCTGACATCGTCCTGAACGCATCGCCCCGGCCCATCCGCTGAAGATACCCCTGGGTCATGTCATCGGAGGGGAAGAGACCGACCTTAGCTCCCGCCTCAACAGCCATGTTGGCTATTGTAAACCGGCCCGATATATCCATCTCGTCGATGGTCTCGCCCTGATACTCGAGCGCCTTGTAGGTCGCGCCATCCGCACCGATCATGCCGATCAAGTGGAGAATGAGGTCCTTAGGATATACACCTTCCGGAAATCGGCCCTTAACCTGTATCTTGAAGGTCTCGGGCACTCTAAACCATGTCTTGCCCAAGGCCATCGCGATCGCCACATCCGTCGAGCCCATCCCGGTCGCAAAAGCGCCAAGTCCGCCCCCCGTGCAGGTGTGGGAGTCGGCCCCGGTGTGAACATCGCCCGGCGCAAGATAGCTCTCTACGATAACTTGATGGCACACTCCTTCCCCAACTTCGGACAACACAGCCCCAGTCTTCTTCCCAAAGCGCCTCATCAAGATATGGTCATTTGAGAGCTCCTTGCGGGGACTTGGTGCCGCATGGTCGAGGAAGAGCACAGTCTTATTGGGGTGGGCCACCTTTTCCAGTTCAATTTCTTTAAGCTGCCGAATCGCGAGAGGGCCAGTGCCGTCCTGCACGAGGCAGACATCGACTGAGGCGATGACGAACTCGCCAGCCCGAACAGCGCGTCCCGCATGCTCAGAAAGTATCTTTTCTGTAAGCGTCTGTCCCATGGTACTATCCTCTTATCTTCGTGCCGTCCGCAACCGCTAGACTGTAACTGGGAAGCGCCCCACTAATGGGGCGCTCCCCGTCGTAGCGATTTTAGACCAGCGAGGCAAGCCGATTGAAGTCAATAGATTTCGGCCTGTTAATGGCCGTGCCGATCCCTCGGTGCAGAACGAGCTGCGCAAGCATACCCATTGCCCTAGAAACGCTGAACAGCACGGTGTAATACTCGAACTCCCGCAGTCCATAATGAAAGAGCAGTGAGCCGGAGCCTGCGTCAACGTTCGGCCACGGATTCTTGATCTTGGGGAACTCCTTCAGGACCTTCGGCACGACCTCAAAGACCGTTGCCACCGTCTTGAAGACGGGGTCTTCAGGTATATGCTTCTTGCCAAACTCGAGGAATCCCTTGTAGCGAGGGTCGGTTGTCCTCAGCACGGCATGACCATAGCCCGGAACAACCTTTCCAGCGGCCAGCGTGTCCCTCGTGTATTCGTCGATCTGCTTCTTGGTCGGGACGCCGTCAAACTCATCCATCAGTTCGAGTATCCAGTTCAGGCACTCCTGATTGGCCAGGCCATGAAGAGGCCCCGCAAGGCCGTTCAGCCCGGCTGAGACCGCATAGTAAGGGTCAGAAAGCGCCGACGCCACAGTGAAGCACGTGTAGGCGGAAACGTTCCCACCCTCATGGTCGGAATGGAACGTCAGATACAATCTCATCAGCTCCGCGAACTCACCGGTCGGATCGGGGATGCCGAGCATGTTCGCATAGTTGGCGCCCAGGTCGAGCCCCGGCGTCCAAGGGATGATGTCTCCCTTCCCATAACGGAGACGATACACTCCGGCCGCGATCGATGGGATTTTAGCCAATATATGAAGAGCATCCTCAAGCGCCGGAATCCAATACTGGTCCTTGGTCATACCCTCCGAATACATCTTGCGGAACACGCTCTCGTGCTCCAGAACCAGAATAGCTGTGTTAAGCATCGCCATCGGGTGGCTGTCCTCCGGCATCGAGTCGAGCACATCCCAGACGTATTCGGGAACATAAGAGCGCTTGTCGAGGTCCAGCTGAAGAGACTTTTTGGCCTCCTCGTCAGGAAACTCGCCGGTCAGAAGGCAGAAGAATATCTCCTCGGGCCACTTGTCCTTGATCTCTAGCAGTGGATGGCCCCGTATGATCAAGCCCTTGTCAGGCTCCACGACCGACGTATCGCACAAAAGACCATAGACGCCTCTTAGGCCGCCCAAGAATTGCGCCACGGTAACCTTTCCTATCTCCTTGGCCCCGTGCTCCTTCGCAAACGCCTTTACTTTCTGGCGATACTTCGGGATTTGCTCCGCCAGCTTCTGCTGCAAAGTTGCCATCGTTCTTTCCTCTCCTTACATCTAGGGGTGAAAACTACTCTTCAACGACTTGAGTACTTAGGACTTATCTTTCAGGAAACCGACAATATCTAGTTTGCGTCTTGATAGTCAACCCCAATCTTAGCGAGAAGTTCCACGAAAAGCAGGCGTGCCCAGGCGTCAACGCGCTCGAACCTGGGATGCCTACTTCAGCGCCTCCTCGCCCGCATGAAAGTCGCGCCCGAAGGACAGCTGCTCCATGACATCTTGCTCGATGAGTGGCGTGCCATGAACGATGAGGCTTGCGAGATTGGCTCCTATGCCGGGGCCAAGCATGAAGCCCTGGCCGCACATGCCGACTGCAAGGAACAGACCCTCGAGGTCGTCGGGCACAGGACCGACTATCGGGCTGCCATCGGGCGTCATGGGATAAAGCCCACGCCAAAGACGCCGCACCAGCAAGTTCTTGAGCCGTGGCATGAGCTCGATCAGGCGCTGCGCGATGCTCGGCCCGAACTCGGACGTGCACCTCCTGTCTGTGCTGGAGAATACTGACGAAGGCGTGTAGCAGAAGATGACGGCCCCGAAATCATTCTGGCCGAAGTAGAAGTTGGCGCTCTTGCCGTCGGCCCCCGGCCTGAGATCGACAACGAGCGGCCGAAGGAACTGCCGTATCGGGGCCGATATGCCGGCCTCGTGGCTGTCGGGCGCGACGGGAATGTCGAGGCCGACCGATTGACCGAGCTGCCTCGCAAAGGCGCCGGCAGCGTTTACGACGACCGGCGCGGAGTAAACTGCCTTGTCCGTCTTGATGCCCGAAACCTTGTGTTTATCGGTAGTTATTGCCTGAACCCTCTCGTTCAGCTTGAAGTCGCAATCAAGCGACTCAGCCACGCGGTGCATCTCGTAGGAAGCCATCAGCGGGGAGACCTGGCCGTCCTCAGGAGAGTAGGTCCCGCCATGCAATCCCTCCTCGTTGATGCCGGGCACGATCTCCTTGATTACCTCCGGGCCAACCCAGTCAATCGTGAGGCCGAACTTCTTCTGGATGGGCAGTATGGATTTCAGAAGTGTTTCGTCGGCCTCGCGGAAGACGGGGAAGCAATACCCTCCCATCTTCCATCCCAGGTCTCCGCCATAGGTCTCGGTCCAATTTGAGTAGATTCGGATACTCTCCAGACAGAGCTTAATCTTGGCGGGGTCAGAGTGCGTTGCCCGAACGCCGCCAATCGCGGACTTATTCTGGCCCTGGCCGCATGATGCATGTTGATCGACAACGAGCACTTTGAGCTTCTCCGTGGCGAGAAACATCGCCGTAGGGAGGCCGACGCTGCCGCCGCCAACGACGATCGCGTCGTAGGAGCTCATCTGTCCTCTCCTTTCGAGGAGGCCAACACAGAGAGCGGAACCTCGGTTACGAAGGGGCGCTCGGTAGGCGCCGTTACCTCATCCTGAGGCACGCCCTCCTCCTTAAAGATGCGCTCTATCAACTCCGTGCAGGTTTGCCCGCCACACGCGCCCATGCCCGTCCGCAGAACCGCCTTCAACTGGTTCATATCTCGCACGCCGCGTCTTATTTCCCGCACTATCTCGCGTCTGGTTACGCGCTCGCATCTGCATACGATCACGTCCTCTCTTGACTCTGCGCCCGCAGCGTCCCACTGCTCGACAGGCTCTTGGAGCCTGTATCCTGTAACATCAAGCCGTAGCTCATAAGGGACTTCGAGCAGGAGAAGGTTTCTCTTGTTGAGAATGGGCGACCTCTTGACAGCGACGACCCTCCCCTCGCCGAGAGGTCGGCCCTCCATGTCTGTGGTTGTTATCGTGCGGCGGCGAAACAGAGCCTTTCTGTCAGTCTCGGACGGCAGAATGACCAGGGCAAGTCGCCTGTTGGGGTCGTAATTCTCAACCACAAGAGTGATCGCGAGGCCCGGACAGATCGAGACGCACCGGCCGCAGCCCGTGCAGCGGCCCTCGAATGTCGGAAGCGTCGTGATCGAATCTCCCGCAAGCCTGATAGAATGCATCGGACAGACCTGAGTGCAGGGGTTGCACGGTATCTCCTCGTAGCAGCGGATCACGGGATACACACTGAGGTCTTGCGCCTTCGGCTTTGTCATTAGCGTCTCGCCGGGCTTGCTGCGAAGCGTCTCCATCAGCGGTTGCCAAACCCGCGGGACGAACGTTGGCCTGCCAAGCATCCTTGCTATCTTGCGGCCTGCAAGCCGACCAGAGAACATGGCGGCGCTTGCCTCGGCTATCTCCTTCGCATCGCCGGCCGAGACGACAGGAACATCTGCCTCCTTCGCCATGATGAGAAGCGAATCCAGCGGCGAGAGTCCGACGGCAATGAGTATGGTATCCACCTTGAAGCTTCTTGAGGTGTTCGGCAGGACCTTGAAGGATGCGTCAACCCTAGCTATCTCGATGCCCTCAACCTCCGTCTTGCCAAACGCCCTGACAACAGTATGCGACGTCCAGACGGGCACGCCGAGCCTCAGAATCTTGTCAAGATGAACCTTGTAGCCACCACACTTCGTAAGCGCCTCGACCAGCCCGACGACCTCGATGCCAGCCTGAATGGCGTGGTACGCAGCGATGAGCCCCACGTTGCCCCCTCCAACTACGAATAGGCGGTCCGTGGGACGGACGAGGTCACGGTTGACAAGAGTCTGGAATGCGCCAGCGCCGTAAACTCCGGGCAGGTCGCAGCCGGGGAACGCGAGGTTTTTCTCTCTTGCGCCGGTTGATATAAGAATGATTTTCGGATGGACTAGAACGTAGCGAGAGCGATGCTGCACGCCAACTCTTTTGTCCGCAAAAACGCCGACTGCCGTCGCGCCTGTCCAGGTCTTGACACTTTTCAACCGCGCGACCTGCTCGCAGAGAATGTGGCCGATCTCGTGTCCCCTGGTGCCAGCGAAACA contains:
- the icd gene encoding isocitrate dehydrogenase (NADP(+)), with amino-acid sequence MTVQFDKIVPPTDGERVLVEDDRIIVPDKPIIPLIEGDGIGPDITSATRRVLDAAVEKAYGGKRKIVWFDVYAGDRAFEKYGEPLPEDTINAIQYYHVALKGPLTTPIGGGYRSLNVAMRQRMELYSCVRPVWYFEGVPSPVKHPERMNIVIYRENTEDVYAGIEWQKGSDEVKKVINFLNTELGTNIRLDSGIGIKPISEFASKRLVRAAIKYAIKRDRKSVTLVHKGNIMKFTEGAFKDWGYEVARDEFGDITISEQELWDKFDGKLPEGKILINDRIADSMFQQILTRTDEYEVVALPNLNGDYLSDACAAQVGGLGMAPGANIGDTVALFEATHGTAPKYSNMDKVNPTSLILSGVMMLEYLEWPEPAEIICSAIEKTIQQKRVTYDLHRLMDGATKLKTSEYASALIENMV
- a CDS encoding 3-isopropylmalate dehydratase small subunit; the protein is MMNKMKGNAWTFGDDISTDHIAPGRLFHLRSNLPELAKHVLEDADPEFASKMSKGDFVVGGRNFGLGSSREHAPTIIKMAGISAVLAKSFARIFYRNAINVGLPVVICNTDRIKTGDELEVDLDAGVVRNLTKKTEVSFAPLPKAMQKILEDGGLLYHIAKYGDFNLD
- a CDS encoding 3-isopropylmalate dehydratase large subunit yields the protein MGQTLTEKILSEHAGRAVRAGEFVIASVDVCLVQDGTGPLAIRQLKEIELEKVAHPNKTVLFLDHAAPSPRKELSNDHILMRRFGKKTGAVLSEVGEGVCHQVIVESYLAPGDVHTGADSHTCTGGGLGAFATGMGSTDVAIAMALGKTWFRVPETFKIQVKGRFPEGVYPKDLILHLIGMIGADGATYKALEYQGETIDEMDISGRFTIANMAVEAGAKVGLFPSDDMTQGYLQRMGRGDAFRTMSADADAEYERVIEVDASKLEPTVSFPHTVDNTRTMTQIRQMDPVNIDQVVIGTCTNGRLEDLQTAAAILKGKSRDKDTRLLVAPASRKILKAALNDGTLQTLIDAGALVLPPGCGPCVGVHQGVLGDDEACLSTQNRNFLGRMGNPKGLIYLGSPATAAATALTGRITDPREVI
- a CDS encoding citrate (Si)-synthase, whose amino-acid sequence is MATLQQKLAEQIPKYRQKVKAFAKEHGAKEIGKVTVAQFLGGLRGVYGLLCDTSVVEPDKGLIIRGHPLLEIKDKWPEEIFFCLLTGEFPDEEAKKSLQLDLDKRSYVPEYVWDVLDSMPEDSHPMAMLNTAILVLEHESVFRKMYSEGMTKDQYWIPALEDALHILAKIPSIAAGVYRLRYGKGDIIPWTPGLDLGANYANMLGIPDPTGEFAELMRLYLTFHSDHEGGNVSAYTCFTVASALSDPYYAVSAGLNGLAGPLHGLANQECLNWILELMDEFDGVPTKKQIDEYTRDTLAAGKVVPGYGHAVLRTTDPRYKGFLEFGKKHIPEDPVFKTVATVFEVVPKVLKEFPKIKNPWPNVDAGSGSLLFHYGLREFEYYTVLFSVSRAMGMLAQLVLHRGIGTAINRPKSIDFNRLASLV
- a CDS encoding FAD-dependent oxidoreductase, with product MSSYDAIVVGGGSVGLPTAMFLATEKLKVLVVDQHASCGQGQNKSAIGGVRATHSDPAKIKLCLESIRIYSNWTETYGGDLGWKMGGYCFPVFREADETLLKSILPIQKKFGLTIDWVGPEVIKEIVPGINEEGLHGGTYSPEDGQVSPLMASYEMHRVAESLDCDFKLNERVQAITTDKHKVSGIKTDKAVYSAPVVVNAAGAFARQLGQSVGLDIPVAPDSHEAGISAPIRQFLRPLVVDLRPGADGKSANFYFGQNDFGAVIFCYTPSSVFSSTDRRCTSEFGPSIAQRLIELMPRLKNLLVRRLWRGLYPMTPDGSPIVGPVPDDLEGLFLAVGMCGQGFMLGPGIGANLASLIVHGTPLIEQDVMEQLSFGRDFHAGEEALK
- a CDS encoding 2Fe-2S iron-sulfur cluster-binding protein, whose translation is MSGFRISAHPILEVPRIEEFTFTFNGEALRARRGEVISSALFASGIRIFGHHPKDNAPMGIFCANGQCSQCMVIADGLPVKACMTLAREGMVVTSCDGMPELPATDRPVAFGEVETVQTDVLIVGGGPSGLCAGIELGQLGIETLIVDDKEELGGKLSLQTHAFFGSIDDCFAGTRGHEIGHILCEQVARLKSVKTWTGATAVGVFADKRVGVQHRSRYVLVHPKIILISTGAREKNLAFPGCDLPGVYGAGAFQTLVNRDLVRPTDRLFVVGGGNVGLIAAYHAIQAGIEVVGLVEALTKCGGYKVHLDKILRLGVPVWTSHTVVRAFGKTEVEGIEIARVDASFKVLPNTSRSFKVDTILIAVGLSPLDSLLIMAKEADVPVVSAGDAKEIAEASAAMFSGRLAGRKIARMLGRPTFVPRVWQPLMETLRSKPGETLMTKPKAQDLSVYPVIRCYEEIPCNPCTQVCPMHSIRLAGDSITTLPTFEGRCTGCGRCVSICPGLAITLVVENYDPNRRLALVILPSETDRKALFRRRTITTTDMEGRPLGEGRVVAVKRSPILNKRNLLLLEVPYELRLDVTGYRLQEPVEQWDAAGAESREDVIVCRCERVTRREIVREIRRGVRDMNQLKAVLRTGMGACGGQTCTELIERIFKEEGVPQDEVTAPTERPFVTEVPLSVLASSKGEDR